A single Drechmeria coniospora strain ARSEF 6962 chromosome 03, whole genome shotgun sequence DNA region contains:
- a CDS encoding peroxin 14/17 codes for MSSSDEKADSPAKPLQEPRDSIAIDRSSPVSERLQAARLFLDNDEVKTASRDKKAHFLRSKGVDDADIQRLLVDESQSESTEKDDEPARPHIVAPTRQQNPARTPTSSSDLADRAPIVTYPEFLAKPQRPPPLVTTTALLNTLYAFAGLSTLLYGTSKYLVAPMVDSLTDARSDLYETASTKLDALVAKLEKTVSAIPPSQAQHVPDDDISEAEDPTEMFHRDVGTQTSLPPSPDAKLPQAANESGSTLQADRLAALTRTLDGINDQFRTQSDDMDGIRTLLDVFRDDLDGMTFSGQSHFVGGYDMYGNGKRSEPEDEIRKVRDNIRRVKGVLLSTRNFPTSAR; via the exons ATGAGCAGCTCGGATGAAAAGGCAGACTCGCCTGCCAAACCCTTGCAGGAGCCGCGTGACAGCATCGCTATCGACCGATCAAGTCCTGTCAGTGAACGTCTTCAAGCGGCCCGTCTCTTCCTCGACAACGACGAGGTCAAGACAGCGTCGCGAGACAAGAAGGCTCATTTTCTCCGCTCCAAAGGGGTTGATGATGCCGATATTCAGAGGCTCTTGGTAGACGAAAGCCAGTCCGAATCGACAGAG AAGGATGACGAGCCTGCTCGGCCTCACATTGTCGCGCCGACACGACAACAGAACCCTGCCCGAACCCCGACATCGTCAAGTGATCTTGCCGATCGCGCACCCATAGTCACCTACCCCGAGTTTCTCGCCAAACCCCAACGACCGCCCCCTCTGGTGACGACCACGGCCCTCCTCAACACCCTATACGCCTTTGCTGGCCTCTCCACACTCCTCTATGGCACGAGCAAGTATCTTGTCGCTCCCATGGTCGACAGTCTCACCGATGCCCGCTCCGATCTGTACGAAACGGCCTCGACCAAGCTCgatgccctcgtcgccaagcTCGAGAAGACAGTCTCCGCCATTCCCCCAAGCCAAGCTCAACAcgtccccgacgacgacatcagCGAAGCGGAGGATCCCACCGAGATGTTTCACCGCGACGTTGGCACCCAAACTTCCCTCCCACCAAGTCCCGACGCGAAGCTGCCCCAAGCCGCCAATGAGTCTGGATCCACCCTCCAGGCCGATCGCCTGGCGGCACTGACGAGGACTCTGGATGGGATCAATGATCAGTTTAGAACGCAGAgcgacgacatggacggcATCCGAACCCTTCTCGACGTCTTTCGCGACGATCTCGATGGCATGACTTTTAGTGGACAGTCGCACTTCGTCGGCGGCTACGACATGtacggcaacggcaagcGATCGGAGCCGGAAGATGAAATACGCAAAGTCAGGGACAACATCCGGAGGGTAAAGGGCGTGCTGCTGAGCACGAGAAATTTTCCTACCTCCGCCAGGTGA